A window of the Brassica napus cultivar Da-Ae chromosome C5, Da-Ae, whole genome shotgun sequence genome harbors these coding sequences:
- the LOC106381857 gene encoding serine/threonine-protein kinase 25, whose amino-acid sequence MAKGEPPLADLHPMRVLFIIPRENPPQLDEHFSRPVKEFVSLSFTKVPAEEDDKAEAPEDEMVVKGHDVEKKHNWNQSLKNRRRGSRKL is encoded by the exons ATGGCAAAAGGAGAACCTCCCCTAGCTGACCTTCATCCTATGAGAGTGCTTTTTATCATTCCTCGAGAAAATCCTCCTCAG TTAGACGAGCACTTTTCCCGTCCAGTGAAGGAGTTTGTTTCATTATCCTTTACAAAAGTCCCTGCTGAG GAGGATGATAAAGCTGAGGCTCCGGAGGATGAGATGGTTGTGAAAGGGCATGATGTAGAGAAGAAACATAATTGGAACCAGAGTTTGAAAAACAGAAGGAGAGGAAGCAGAAAGCTTTGA